A region of Drosophila mauritiana strain mau12 chromosome 3L, ASM438214v1, whole genome shotgun sequence DNA encodes the following proteins:
- the LOC117141241 gene encoding upstream activation factor subunit spp27: protein MSDISSEDLRREIQAVLKDADLATISAKRVREQVEGKLNCSLLSRKKEFDKIVMEVINEQQDEEDEDDDEGKDPDADPDDESEPSEEEDPSSSEEEAAKKKKQSPKKRPQPTKHKAPKKKRKTLNADDSGTESDAGSDSDYEVVKKPVAKKKGKAAGGTGSGRKSTGFTRAYNLSPELSALMGESSLPRHEVVKKVWAIIKERDLYDPKNKQFAICDDELMKVMKIRRFRTFGMLKHLKPHFLD from the coding sequence ATGTCGGACATCTCCAGCGAGGACCTGCGTCGTGAAATTCAGGCGGTGCTGAAGGACGCCGATTTGGCGACCATTTCGGCGAAGAGGGTGCGCGAGCAGGTGGAGGGGAAGCTGAATTGCTCCTTGCTGAGCCGCAAGAAGGAGTTCGACAAGATCGTTATGGAGGTGATAAACGAGCAGCAGGACGAGGAGGACGAAGACGATGACGAGGGCAAGGACCCCGATGCGGACCCCGACGATGAGAGCGAGcccagcgaggaggaggaccccagcagcagcgaggaggaggccgccaagaagaagaagcagagcCCCAAGAAGAGGCCACAGCCCACGAAGCACAAGGCGCCCAAGAAGAAACGCAAGACCCTAAATGCCGACGACTCTGGCACCGAGAGCGATGCCGGCTCGGACTCGGACTACGAGGTGGTCAAGAAGCCGGTGGCTAAGAAGAAGGGCAAGGCGGCCGGGGGAACAGGATCAGGACGTAAGAGCACCGGCTTCACACGCGCATACAATCTATCACCGGAACTGAGTGCCCTCATGGGAGAGTCCTCCCTGCCGCGCCACGAAGTCGTGAAGAAGGTGTGGGCCATAATCAAGGAGCGCGATCTGTACGACCCCAAGAACAAGCAGTTCGCCATTTGCGACGACGAGCTGATGAAGGTGATGAAGATCCGCCGCTTCCGCACCTTCGGCATGCTGAAGCATCTCAAGCCGCACTTTCTCGACTAG